The following coding sequences lie in one Phalacrocorax aristotelis chromosome 2, bGulAri2.1, whole genome shotgun sequence genomic window:
- the POMGNT2 gene encoding protein O-linked-mannose beta-1,4-N-acetylglucosaminyltransferase 2 yields the protein MNIAAVFNALLVSVLAAVLWKYIKLREHVFMVEEELVLTRQSQELSQAQIDYHAALQALVEDGTRMVCTGRMHTDRICRFESLCYSTEAEEFVYFHSNSSVMLPNLGSRRFQPALLDLSSVEDHNTQYFNFVELPAAALKFMPKPVFVPDVALIANRFNPDNLMHVFHDDLLPIYYTMQQFSDLDLEARLFFMEGWSEGVHFDLYKLLSNKQPLLREQLKTLGRLLCFTKSYVGLSKITTWYQYGFVQPQGPKANILVSGNEIRQFSKFMTQKLNVSLEESSSEEYIVVFSRTINRLILNEAELILALAQEFQMKTITVSLEEHSFSDIVRLISNASMLVSMHGAQLVMSLFLPRGATVVELFPYAINPEHYTPYKTLATLPGMDLQYIAWQNTDREDTVTYPDRPWDQGGIAHLDKAEQERIIKSTEVPRHLCCRNPEWLFRAYQDTKVNIPSLIHVIRQTVKSKPGPKKQKWSGSLYPGKVRDAKCQASVQGTSEAKLAVSWQIPWNLKYLKVREVKYEVWIQEQGENTYMPYILSHQNHTFSENIKPFTIYLVWIRCIFNKNLLGPFADVLLCST from the coding sequence ATGAACATAGCAGCTGTGTTTAATGCCCTGCTTGTGTCTGTCCTCGCTGCTGTGCTGTGGAAGTACATCAAACTGCGAGAGCATGTCTTCATGGTCGAAGAGGAGTTGGTCCTCACGCGTCAATCTCAGGAACTCTCTCAGGCTCAGATTGACTACCATGCAGCTCTCCAAGCACTGGTGGAGGATGGTACCAGGATGGTGTGCACTGGCAGGATGCACACCGACCGCATCTGCCGCTTTGAGTCCCTCTGCTACTCTACCGaggctgaggagtttgtctacTTTCACAGCAACTCCTCGGTCATGCTGCCTAACCTGGGCTCCCGGAggttccagccagctctgcttgACCTCTCCTCGGTGGAAGATCACAACACCCAGTACTTCAACTTTGTggagctgccagctgctgcactGAAATTTATGCCAAAGCCGGTCTTCGTGCCTGATGTGGCGCTGATCGCTAACAGGTTCAACCCAGACAACCTGATGCACGTCTTTCATGATGACCTCCTCCCCATTTATTACACCATGCAGCAGTTCTCTGATTTAGATCTGGAAGCACGGCTCTTCTTCATGGAAGGGTGGAGTGAAGGTGTTCACTTTGACCTCTACAAGTTACTGAGTAACAAGCAGCCACTCCTCAGGGAGCAGCTTAAAACCCTGGGCAGGCTCCTCTGCTTTACCAAATCGTACGTGGGACTGTCCAAAATCACCACCTGGTACCAGTACGGATTTGTCCAGCCACAAGGGCCAAAGGCTAACATCTTGGTTTCTGGTAATGAGATCAGGCAATTCAGCAAATTCATGACACAGAAGCTGAACGTCAGCTTGGAGGAAAGCTCCAGTGAGGAGTACATCGTGGTGTTCAGTCGAACAATCAACAGACTTATCCTAAATGAGGCAGAACTAATCCTGGCTCTCGCTCAAGAGTTTCAGATGAAAACCATTACCGTCTCTCTGGAGGAACATTCATTTTCTGACATCGTCCGGTTGATCAGCAATGCGTCCATGCTGGTCAGCATGCATGGGGCCCAATTAGTCATGTCTCTCTTCCTGCCAAGAGGTGCCACAGTGGTGGAGCTCTTTCCTTATGCTATCAACCCTGAACACTATACCCCTTACAAAACCCTGGCAACCCTTCCTGGCATGGACCTGCAGTACATTGCCTGGCAGAACACTGACAGGGAAGACACCGTTACCTACCCAGACAGACCTTGGGATCAGGGCGGGATTGCTCACCTGGACAAGGCTGAGCAAGAGCGCATCATTAAAAGCACAGAGGTGCCACGGCACCTCTGCTGCCGCAACCCCGAGTGGCTGTTCCGTGCCTACCAGGACACGAAGGTGAACATCCCCTCTCTTATCCATGTGATCAGGCAGACTGTGAAGTCTAAGCCTGGACCCAAGAAGCAGAAGTGGTCTGGTAGCCTCTACCCTGGCAAAGTGAGGGATGCCAAGTGTCAAGCCTCTGTCCAGGGCACTAGTGAAGCTAAACTTGCTGTGTCCTGGCAGATCCCCTGGAACCTGAAGTATCTCAAGGTCAGAGAAGTGAAATATGAAGTGTGGATACAAGAGCAAGGGGAAAACACTTACATGCCTTATATATTGTCCCATCAGAATCACACCTTCTCAGAAAACATTAAGCCCTTCACAATATACCTGGTGTGGATACGCTGCATCTTCAACAAAAACCTCCTGGGACCTTTTGCAGATGTGCTCTTGTGTAGTACATAA